In Cucurbita pepo subsp. pepo cultivar mu-cu-16 chromosome LG10, ASM280686v2, whole genome shotgun sequence, the DNA window AAGTAGAGTAAGGAGAATGATGGATATCAATATGCATTGTTTTAGATTTACCTGTCCCAGATAATTAACAAGAATGTTACCACCAAGAGACCAGCCAACAGCATACACATTAGCCTTGGGATATCTTTTAGTAACATGCTCAACTACTTCACGCATATCTCCTAAAAATGAAGCCGAATAGAACTGCATACATCAGTGTTGTTAAAATGAATCTACAAGCCAATTTGATACTCCaataaaacatgaatgaacaaaaaattgaatacCTGGGGAGTTGTAACAGGGCTATTCCCACATCCACGGCTGTTGAAAACTACAGCCCTCCACCCACGATCTCTGGCTCTAACCAACATGTGCCTTACATAAGAATCCTGACTCCCTCCTGTTAAACCAGGCTGCAGAAGTTCAAGAAACCAATATGAAATCAATTGATATGAATCAAGGACCTGTTAggatccaaatttcaaaacaaatacaGTAAAACTATATAGCAATTTCAAAGAATTCAACCCCATTCAAGGATCAGACTACAAATTCAAGCTCAATTGTGAATTGGGATTTACAGATTTCCAATTTACTAGggttcatatcatttggtatcgGAACATCTTTGGcatcaaatttaattcataattctTCAGGAAACCAAGAATCAGTAAGCACAAACCAGAAGAATAAGAACAGGTGCATCAATAGGCAGACGGAGATCGTCACCGACAACCCAATCGAGAGCAACGGTGCCGTTATCCGCCGCACGGAGACACTCCCGGCGGAACCTAACATCGGGGCAACTCCTATAGAAGGAAGCAAAAATAGTCTCCAAATGGCGATTCCACCCAATTACAGGAAAAGGCTTATAAGGGAGATTCAAGTCCTTTAAAGCCGGGAGGAACCGATCACAGCCTCCACCAATGACCTCCAGCGACGGGTGGGGTTGAATCGGCTTCTCCGACGGAAACTCCGACATAGCGACGACGGCAGCGGTGGTGAGACGAAGGGAGCGGCGTCGTTGATTGGTTATGAGTGATGGGGTGAAGGAAGAGAGACGTGAAGTGGTGAGTAGAGAGGAAGAAGGCGTGGAGCCCAAGAAGGCCCTCGCCATTGGAGGGAAATGAAAAGGAATCCGAGTTTGGATATGGCGATGAGGAACGGCTGTGATTATAATGGGTCCTGCACATGCCATGATTCTGATTTTGACAGAGACTGGCCAACGGTCCCGCCGGTACTGTGGGAGACTTCCGGTCAgaggtgatttttttttttttcctttttctattaaatttttggcgctaaatcatatattaagttttcaaaatttttatacttggaaggttaaataaataaatactaatttaaccttaaattttttaataataaatacatatttatctaacatttattaattatattatttataaaaataaaaaaaaaattaattaccaaatatatatatatatattttttttttttgtaatgatCATGCATGCTATTGTTTTGGTTgagattttatattaatatatatatatatatatattttttttaaataattatttaatattatcagACTCTACATGGTAGGCCGTACttatcataaataattatgtatgatccataaaataaatattaaataatatatcatttttaataatatttttgtgttcTTAGAGTGTTATGGGCAGTGGACGTCatataacatttttaataaataaaataattatgaattacactttattattattgatgatttgttgataattaaaatgctCATGTAATTtcatccaataaaaaaatattttaaatttaaaaaataaattcctatgtttttttaaggaaataaataattaatatgttGATTAAATGCACCCATTGAGTCTTATAGTTAGTCTTATAA includes these proteins:
- the LOC111804446 gene encoding embryogenesis-associated protein EMB8-like — its product is MACAGPIIITAVPHRHIQTRIPFHFPPMARAFLGSTPSSSLLTTSRLSSFTPSLITNQRRRSLRLTTAAVVAMSEFPSEKPIQPHPSLEVIGGGCDRFLPALKDLNLPYKPFPVIGWNRHLETIFASFYRSCPDVRFRRECLRAADNGTVALDWVVGDDLRLPIDAPVLILLPGLTGGSQDSYVRHMLVRARDRGWRAVVFNSRGCGNSPVTTPQFYSASFLGDMREVVEHVTKRYPKANVYAVGWSLGGNILVNYLGQDSSSCPLSGAVSLCNPFDLVVADEDFRKGFNNVYDKALARALRRIFSKHADLFNDMPGEFNIPLAANARTVREYDDALTRVSFGFNSVDEYYSKSSSSKFIKDVKIPLLCIQAANDPIAPDRGVPREEIKANPNCLLIVTPKGGHLGWVAGPSAPLGNPWTDPFVIDFLVYLESQESKASASSTDLTAAETLV